In one Hoplias malabaricus isolate fHopMal1 chromosome X1, fHopMal1.hap1, whole genome shotgun sequence genomic region, the following are encoded:
- the LOC136675607 gene encoding uncharacterized protein, which translates to MLCEHEVASNSGSFPSRLAAVLASAAAELGKLYDDDLVELRLEMCRKNSEIEALRKKLETVENELRSIKESQSPVSPTRAPLSGKRAGQGESIERTNPQIVLKHHQASDSGMNSRKTDIPPGNSHCASAEVIDLQVTLVNNGDLDSNTSLHPPIEDLSDEDFGGLELQMKMEEAAVLGQTNESMPECVEIEESETQTWSSVSVVNDVDSTKDTDDSDCNFVDEQAPSCANMERNHFLSNTESVSASMPVSQRTVSLSGSQRSGSIPSSQRTSSITGSKRTCPIPSSQKIPGSESTCSISGSQRTNCSNPQPMRQQNRIQPPWNEASSADFNPLQQAQRPLFQQQRVDNINQQRLLFPVSPTTNTRPQECPTLSYDILNHNHSRGLFTVDDINLGRATSPHRRKPLKEKWFICSFCGKSFDRFSHLQMHQRIHTGEKPFSCSTCGKSFSQQSNLRTHQRTHKDVQLPQTKAF; encoded by the exons ACAGCGGTTCTTTCCCCAGCAGACTCGCCGCGGTCCTGGCCTCGGCGGCAGCGGAGCTCGGTAAACTGTATGACGACGACCTAGTGGAGCTTCGTCTGGAAATGTGCCGCAAAAACTCAGAGATAGAGGCTTTGAGGAAAAAACTGGAGACGGTTGAAAATGAACTGAGGTCCATTAAAGAGTCCCAGAGCCCAGTGAGCCCGACCCGAGCTCCACTTTCTGGAAAAAGAGCAG GTCAAGGAGAGAGCATAGAGAGGACCAATCCGCAGATTGTTTTGAAACATCATCAAGCGTCTGACTCTGGCATGAATAGCAGGAAAACAGACATTCCACCTGGGAACAGTCATTGTGCTTCTGCTGAAGTAATTGACCTACAAGTCACCCTTGTTAATAACGGAGATTTAGATTCAAATACCTCCCTTCACCCACCTATAGAGGACCTTAGTGATGAGGACTTTGGTGGACTGGAGCTTCAAATGAAAATGGAAGAGGCTGCTGTTCTAGGCCAGACTAATGAGTCCATGCCAGAATGTGTTGAGATTGAAGAGAGTGAGACCCAAACCTGGTCCTCTGTTTCTGTAGTGAATGATGTAGATAGTACAAAAGATACAGATGATTCTGACTGCAATTTTGTAGATGAACAAGCTCCTTCATGTGCAAACATGGAAAGAAATCATTTTctgtctaatactgaaagtgtgagtgCTTCCATGCCTGTTTCCCAAAGAACAGTTTCTCTATCTGGTTCACAGAGGTCAGGTTCCATACCCAGTTCCCAAAGGACCAGTTCAATAACAGGTTCCAAAAGGACGTGTCCTATACCAAGTTCCCAAAAGATACCAGGATCTGAAAGCACATGTTCCATATCCGGTTCGCAAAGGACAAACTGCTCCAACCCACAGCCAATGAGACAACAGAACCGGATCCAACCCCCATGGAACGAAGCATCATCAGCAGACTTTAACCCTTTACAACAAGCTCAGCGGCCATTATTTCAACAGCAGCGAGTAGACAATATAAACCAGCAAAGGTTACTATTTCCTGTCTCACCAACAACGAACACTAGACCTCAAGAGTGTCCCACTCTCTCATACGATATTCTCAACCACAACCACAGCAGAGGCTTATTTACAGTGGATGATATCAATTTAGGCAGAGCCACATCCCCTCACCGGAGAAAGCCTCTGAAAGAGAAATGGTTCATCTGCTCGTTCTGCGGGAAAAGCTTTGACCGCTTCAGCCACCTACAGATGCACCAGagaattcacacaggagagaaacccttCAGTTGCAGCACCTGCGGGAAAAGCTTCTCCCAGCAGAGTAACCTCCGCACGCACCAAAGAACACACAAAGACGTCCAGTTACCTCAGACTAAAGCgttttga